One window of the Sparus aurata chromosome 7, fSpaAur1.1, whole genome shotgun sequence genome contains the following:
- the wu:fa11c10 gene encoding protein FAM110A, which produces MPVETLRPSDGRLAGVPFTSAMPFRILHKGPDYFRRQAEPGARKLSAVERLEADKAKYVKSQHVALTRQAPIKPPIIRKPLVPPGMMLQCQISIPPARKVPRCPADVENAGGKEGPGRRRGSALNLDILNNLINDVCDGPMPCSQSSSSTSPSSSSPSSGAKSIGSSLSAEQERSNRLLSNLKPLNHSIINSSSTSSCTSSPLNNNFQTPEAESTHRPPPIPARAPRIGVPVPYSSPNSVTVRRVDVRPQAEIRKPQRAQLQPQLRPRQTAQGQVAHPQVPPPPPPTQNQPHPQLNNSSQTLPPPPAYPPPSPMLARAGMIPPASPAFTRISNASSKGSSRKHPSLHRSKSDLSDRFSRATADMERFFNYCGLDPKEVEGMDGVECFTRANSDIVSVSKLRSVSTPSSEAERARDEGGDEDNEDGPSAASERVPYGISVIERNARVIKWLYGIRQARDANNAVSNV; this is translated from the coding sequence ATGCCGGTGGAGACCCTGCGGCCATCAGACGGCCGTCTGGCCGGGGTTCCCTTCACCTCTGCCATGCCCTTTCGGATACTTCACAAGGGTCCAGACTACTTCCGTCGTCAGGCTGAGCCTGGGGCCCGTAAACTGAGTGCTGTAGAACGTCTGGAGGCAGACAAGGCCAAGTATGTAAAGAGCCAGCATGTGGCCCTCACTCGGCAGGCCCCCATCAAACCGCCAATCATCCGCAAGCCCCTCGTTCCACCGGGGATGATGCTCCAGTGTCAGATCAGCATCCCTCCAGCCCGCAAAGTTCCTCGCTGCCCAGCTGATGTGGAGAATgcaggagggaaggagggaccTGGAAGGAGAAGAGGATCTGCTCTTAACTTGGATATTCTGAATAATCTTATCAATGATGTATGTGATGGACCAATGCCATGTTCCCAGTCCTCTTCCTcaacctccccctcctcatcaTCTCCTTCATCAGGAGCTAAGAGCATCGGCAGTAGCCTGTCAGCAGAACAGGAGAGGAGCAACCGACTCCTCAGCAACCTCAAACCATTGAATCACAGCATTATCAactcctcttccacctcctcctgcacctcctctccACTCAACAACAACTTCCAGACCCCTGAAGCAGAATCCACCCACCGCCCCCCTCCTATTCCAGCACGAGCACCCCGTATTGGGGTTCCAGTACCCTATAGCTCCCCTAACTCTGTGACAGTGCGCAGGGTGGACGTTCGGCCTCAGGCTGAGATCAGGAAGCCTCAGAGGGCCCAGCTACAGCCCCAGCTCAGGCCCAGACAGACTGCCCAGGGCCAAGTAGCACACCCCCAGgtcccacctcctcccccacctACTCAGAACCAACCCCACCCGCAGCTCAATAACTCCTCCCAAACCCTGCCCCCTCCTCCAGCTTACCCGCCGCCCAGTCCCATGCTGGCACGTGCGGGCATGATCCCACCAGCCTCCCCAGCCTTCACCCGTATATCAAATGCCAGTTCCAAGGGGTCCTCCCGTAAGCACCCATCTTTGCACCGCTCCAAGTCGGACTTGAGCGACCGTTTCTCACGTGCAACTGCGGACATGGAGCGCTTCTTCAACTACTGTGGGCTGGACCCAAAGGAGGTGGAGGGCATGGATGGAGTGGAGTGTTTCACAAGAGCCAACTCTGACATTGTGTCCGTCTCTAAGCTCCGCAGTGTCAGTACGCCTAGCTCGGAGGCTGAGCGGGCGAGggatgaaggaggagatgaggacaATGAGGACGGGCCAAGCGCAGCCAGCGAGCGAGTCCCCTACGGCATATCCGTCATCGAGAGGAACGCTCGAGTCATCAAGTGGCTATACGGCATCCGTCAGGCTCGAGATGCTAATAATGCTGTTTCTAACGTATAG